One Sphingomicrobium sp. XHP0239 DNA segment encodes these proteins:
- a CDS encoding DUF1622 domain-containing protein translates to MHDFLQQIARGIELMGVVVICLGILYATVVFLLRVARTDNRLRAFENYRSNLGRGILLGLELLVAADIIFTITSELTWESVGLLGLVVVIRTFLSFSLETEIEGVLPWKRRFVKDGDEQER, encoded by the coding sequence ATGCACGACTTCCTGCAGCAAATTGCCCGGGGCATCGAGCTCATGGGCGTCGTGGTGATCTGCCTCGGCATCCTCTATGCCACGGTCGTCTTCCTTCTCCGGGTAGCGCGCACCGACAACCGCCTGCGCGCATTCGAGAATTATCGCTCCAACCTCGGACGCGGGATCCTGCTCGGACTGGAGCTGCTGGTGGCGGCCGACATCATCTTCACGATTACGTCCGAACTGACATGGGAATCGGTCGGGCTACTCGGCCTTGTCGTCGTCATCCGGACCTTCCTGTCCTTCAGTCTCGAAACCGAGATCGAGGGCGTCCTTCCTTGGAAACGTCGCTTCGTGAAGGACGGCGACGAACAGGAACGGTAG
- the proS gene encoding proline--tRNA ligase, which yields MRLSRSFLPVLKESPSSAEIVSHKLMLQAGLIRQTSSGIYAWLPLGLRVLRKIEALVREEQDRIGQEMLMPTIQPADMWRESGRYDAYGPEMLRITDRHDREMLYGPTNEEMLTIIFRDYAKSYRDLPAMLYHIQWKFRDEVRPRFGVMRGREFLMKDAYSFDLDEAAGRKSYLRQLIAYTRTFDRMGLKAIPMRADTGPIGGKLSHEFIVLADTGESEVFYHKVWDDQPLIDATDFDTNDGAALDEFYARMIEHPDRYAATDEMRDEAREAEHGDAIKASRGIEVGHIFFFGDKYSSALDLKVSGPDGNMVNPLMGSYGVGVSRLVGAIIEASHDDDGIVWPEAVAPWRVGLVTMRADDEATMTAADDLYARLSDAGVETLYDDRDERGGVKLGGMDLMGLPWQIIVGPRGLKDGVVELKNRRTGERENLSPEAVVAKLTA from the coding sequence GTGCGCCTGTCCCGTTCCTTCCTGCCCGTCCTGAAAGAAAGCCCTTCCAGCGCCGAAATCGTCAGCCACAAGCTGATGCTGCAGGCGGGTCTGATCCGCCAGACCTCGAGCGGCATCTATGCCTGGCTGCCGCTGGGCCTGCGCGTGCTGCGGAAGATCGAGGCCCTCGTGCGCGAGGAGCAGGACCGCATCGGGCAGGAAATGCTGATGCCGACGATCCAGCCCGCCGACATGTGGCGCGAGAGCGGACGTTACGATGCCTATGGCCCCGAGATGCTGCGCATCACCGACCGGCATGACCGCGAAATGCTCTATGGCCCGACGAACGAGGAGATGCTGACGATCATCTTCCGCGATTATGCCAAGAGCTACCGCGACCTTCCCGCAATGCTTTACCACATCCAGTGGAAGTTCCGCGACGAGGTGCGCCCCCGCTTCGGTGTGATGCGCGGGCGCGAGTTCCTGATGAAGGACGCCTACAGCTTCGATCTCGACGAGGCAGCGGGCCGCAAGAGCTATCTCCGGCAGCTGATCGCCTACACGCGCACGTTCGATCGCATGGGCTTGAAGGCCATTCCGATGCGCGCCGACACCGGACCCATCGGCGGCAAGTTGAGCCACGAGTTCATCGTCCTCGCCGATACGGGCGAGAGCGAGGTCTTCTACCATAAGGTCTGGGACGACCAGCCGCTGATCGACGCGACGGATTTCGATACCAACGACGGCGCCGCGCTCGACGAATTCTACGCCCGGATGATCGAACATCCCGATCGCTATGCCGCGACCGACGAGATGCGAGATGAAGCTCGCGAGGCCGAGCATGGCGACGCGATCAAGGCCAGCCGCGGAATCGAGGTCGGCCATATCTTCTTCTTCGGCGACAAATATTCCAGCGCGCTGGACCTCAAGGTCTCGGGCCCAGATGGCAACATGGTCAACCCGTTGATGGGTAGCTACGGGGTGGGCGTGTCGCGCCTCGTCGGTGCGATCATCGAGGCGAGCCACGATGACGACGGAATCGTCTGGCCCGAAGCGGTCGCACCGTGGCGGGTCGGCCTCGTCACCATGCGCGCGGACGATGAGGCGACCATGACGGCGGCGGACGATCTGTACGCGCGATTGTCCGACGCAGGGGTCGAGACGCTCTACGACGACCGCGACGAGCGGGGCGGAGTGAAGCTGGGCGGCATGGACCTCATGGGGCTGCCCTGGCAGATCATCGTCGGTCCGCGCGGACTGAAGGACGGCGTGGTAGAACTGAAAAATCGACGAACGGGGGAGCGCGAGAACTTGTCCCCCGAAGCGGTCGTGGCCAAGTTGACGGCATGA
- a CDS encoding tyrosine-type recombinase/integrase: MSTIAKREWTTACGEKKTAWRLRYVDAGGTPRQKTFAKKGDASAYRDQLGYELRQGIHTPDSASTTVAVAGALWLDGRKLRGLERSTTKSYDEILRLHIEPLIGEEKLSRLTKPRVRLYVDALLGSRSRAMAAKALRQLVAIINDAQERGLVAQNVAKDVTIERAPRGKSKVVVPTKPNLKAMIAEAAENHADYHPMLLTAIFTGMRSSELRGFPRSGLDLKAATCTVTQRADQWGVIGAPKSKAGYRTIPIPPMLVKALREWMLRSPPSDLLFPNSDGGVRLHSNMLNREYWPLQVDAGVVKGDGKALHTFHELRHAAASAWITQKVDLKRLTTWLGHSSIQTTLDVYGHLIKDDEKDAAIAAAAERELLG, from the coding sequence ATGTCGACAATAGCGAAACGCGAATGGACTACCGCCTGTGGCGAGAAAAAGACCGCCTGGCGCCTTCGATATGTCGATGCTGGCGGCACACCGCGCCAGAAGACATTCGCGAAGAAGGGCGATGCCAGCGCGTACCGCGACCAGCTGGGCTATGAGCTCCGGCAGGGCATTCATACGCCCGACAGTGCCAGCACGACGGTTGCGGTGGCCGGCGCGCTCTGGCTGGATGGGCGGAAGCTGCGCGGCCTCGAGCGCAGTACCACGAAATCCTATGACGAGATCCTGCGCTTGCACATCGAACCGCTGATAGGCGAGGAGAAGCTGTCCCGCCTCACGAAGCCGCGCGTCCGGCTGTATGTCGATGCGCTGCTCGGTTCGCGGTCACGGGCGATGGCAGCGAAGGCGCTGCGCCAGCTCGTCGCGATCATCAACGATGCGCAGGAGAGGGGCCTCGTTGCGCAGAACGTCGCCAAGGACGTGACGATCGAGCGCGCCCCGCGCGGCAAGAGCAAGGTCGTGGTGCCGACGAAGCCGAACCTCAAGGCGATGATCGCCGAGGCTGCGGAGAATCATGCCGACTATCACCCGATGCTCCTGACCGCGATATTCACTGGCATGAGGTCGTCCGAACTTCGCGGCTTCCCCCGGTCGGGCCTCGACCTGAAGGCCGCAACCTGCACCGTGACGCAGCGCGCCGACCAGTGGGGCGTGATCGGCGCCCCGAAGTCGAAGGCAGGCTACCGCACGATCCCGATCCCGCCGATGCTGGTGAAGGCGCTGCGCGAATGGATGCTCCGATCGCCGCCGTCCGACCTGCTATTCCCGAACAGCGACGGCGGGGTGCGCCTGCACTCGAACATGCTCAACCGCGAATACTGGCCGCTCCAGGTCGACGCCGGAGTGGTGAAGGGCGACGGCAAGGCGCTGCATACTTTTCACGAACTGCGCCATGCGGCGGCGTCAGCGTGGATCACCCAGAAGGTCGACCTGAAGCGCCTGACGACGTGGTTGGGGCATAGCAGCATCCAGACCACGCTCGATGTCTATGGTCACCTCATCAAGGATGACGAGAAGGACGCCGCGATCGCTGCGGCTGCCGAGAGGGAGCTTTTGGGATGA
- a CDS encoding lipoprotein-releasing ABC transporter permease subunit codes for MILSAHERMIARRYLLPHKGEGFIFVVAGFSVVAVALGVFALISVMSVMNGFRADLFDRIVGLNGHAVVQGFDGQLSNWEEISDAAVRLPGVVEATPLIEQPLMASANGRVEGVLLRGNRIEDIRTNALIAENVTSGNLLEVAPGSDNIAIGSRLAAALGAYPGAEIQLISPEGRSTPVGTLPRIVSYRVAAIFEVGVYDFDARYVMMPMEDAQTLLMLGDNVGMVEIEVENPDRVREVLVPLLPTIQGSGVLVDWRQMNSALFEALEVERVVMFVVVSIIILVAAFNIASSLIMLVRAKRRDIAILRTMGASRNGMTKIFMTVGLTIGLVGILLGIILATLFLMFRQQVVNGIQFLTGQELWDPSVRFLSELPAKTDPFEVAAIVVTTLVLIFLATLFPAKKAAQTDPVEVLRYE; via the coding sequence ATGATCCTCTCCGCCCACGAACGGATGATCGCGCGCCGTTACCTCCTGCCCCACAAGGGCGAGGGGTTCATTTTCGTGGTCGCTGGCTTTTCGGTCGTCGCGGTGGCGCTCGGCGTCTTCGCGCTCATCAGCGTGATGAGCGTGATGAACGGCTTTCGCGCCGACCTGTTCGACCGGATCGTCGGATTGAACGGCCATGCGGTCGTGCAGGGGTTCGACGGCCAGCTGTCCAACTGGGAGGAAATCTCCGACGCCGCGGTCCGCCTCCCCGGCGTGGTCGAGGCGACGCCGCTGATCGAGCAACCGCTGATGGCGTCCGCCAACGGACGGGTCGAGGGCGTCTTGCTGCGCGGTAACCGTATCGAGGACATTCGAACGAACGCGCTGATCGCGGAGAACGTCACGTCGGGCAATCTGCTCGAAGTCGCGCCGGGATCGGACAATATCGCGATTGGCAGTCGGCTTGCCGCCGCGCTCGGCGCCTATCCGGGCGCGGAAATCCAGCTGATCAGTCCCGAGGGACGGTCGACACCCGTCGGCACGCTGCCGCGCATCGTCTCCTATCGCGTTGCCGCCATCTTCGAAGTCGGGGTGTACGATTTCGACGCCCGCTACGTCATGATGCCGATGGAGGATGCGCAGACGCTCCTGATGCTCGGCGACAATGTCGGGATGGTCGAGATCGAAGTGGAAAATCCCGACCGGGTCCGCGAAGTGCTCGTCCCGCTTCTTCCGACCATCCAGGGAAGCGGCGTGCTCGTCGACTGGCGCCAGATGAACAGCGCACTGTTCGAGGCGCTGGAAGTCGAGCGTGTCGTCATGTTCGTGGTCGTGTCGATCATCATCCTCGTCGCCGCATTCAACATCGCATCCAGCCTCATCATGCTCGTCCGCGCCAAGCGGCGGGACATCGCGATCCTCCGCACGATGGGGGCGAGCCGGAACGGCATGACGAAGATCTTCATGACCGTGGGGCTGACGATCGGCCTGGTCGGGATCCTGCTCGGAATCATTCTCGCCACGTTGTTCCTCATGTTCCGCCAGCAGGTCGTGAACGGCATCCAGTTCCTGACCGGGCAGGAATTGTGGGACCCCAGCGTTCGCTTTCTGTCCGAACTGCCGGCCAAGACCGATCCGTTCGAGGTCGCCGCGATCGTCGTCACGACGCTGGTCCTGATCTTCCTCGCGACGCTCTTCCCGGCGAAGAAGGCCGCGCAGACCGATCCTGTCGAGGTGCTTCGCTATGAATGA
- the alaS gene encoding alanine--tRNA ligase: protein MTSTNDIRRSFLDYFEGAGHERVASAPLIPHNDPTLMFVNAGMVPFKNVFTGLETRDYSTATSSQKCVRAGGKHNDLDNVGYTARHHTFFEMLGNFSFGDYFKEQAIVHAWTLLTKEWGLAPEKLTATVYHTDDEAFDLWRKISGLPEERIIRIATKDNFWAMGADGPCGPCSEIFYDHGEDIPGGPPGSPDEDGDRFVEVWNLVFMQFVQANDEIVADLPKPSVDTGMGLERIAAVMQGVHDNYDIDLFRALIAASEEMTGTDSKGDRRASHRVIADHLRSSAFMIADGVLPANEGRGYVLRRIMRRAMRHAHLLGAKDPLMHRLVPELSSEMGGAFPELVRAQPLIEQTLHAEEVRFRRTLANGLKLLDEARVGMSEGEKLSGETAFKLYDTYGFPYDLTEDALRRDGLEVDREGFDAAMAEQKAAARAAWKGSGAQASDELWFDLADRHGATEFTGYAATAGEGVVQAIVKDGAAVERAGEGDEVQILLNQTPFYGESGGQVGDAGELTADGVALIVTDTAKPLGKLHALQANVATGEVKVGDTLHQEVDVDRRNRVRANHSATHLVHAALRGILGDHVTQKGSLVAPERLRFDFSHPSSLTADEIAAIEAEVNEEIRANEGVGTQLMAPDDAVEAGALALFGEKYGDEVRVLSMGRKTVRHYSVELCGGTHVNATGDIQLFKIISESAVSSGVRRIEALTGEAARQWLLDRDAKLRSAAASLKAAPDEVPDRIAALVENMKRVEKELAEAKKALAMGGGGSTDVAGPEDVAGRKFLGKKVEGLEPKELRPTIDEMKSQLGSGVAALVAVNEGRASVAVGVTDDLTADVNAVDLVRAAVEKLGGKGGGGRPDMAQGGGPDGEAADEALVAVKDALASVSA, encoded by the coding sequence ATGACATCGACCAACGACATCCGCCGCTCTTTCCTCGACTATTTCGAGGGGGCCGGGCACGAGCGCGTGGCCTCCGCGCCGCTCATTCCGCACAACGATCCGACGCTGATGTTCGTCAATGCCGGAATGGTGCCATTCAAGAACGTGTTCACGGGGCTGGAAACGCGCGACTATTCGACCGCGACGAGCAGCCAGAAATGCGTGCGGGCGGGCGGCAAGCACAACGATCTCGACAATGTCGGCTATACCGCGCGGCATCATACCTTCTTCGAAATGCTGGGGAATTTCTCCTTCGGAGACTATTTCAAGGAGCAGGCGATCGTCCATGCGTGGACGCTGCTCACGAAGGAGTGGGGACTGGCGCCCGAGAAATTGACGGCGACCGTCTATCACACCGATGACGAGGCGTTCGACCTGTGGCGCAAGATTTCGGGCCTGCCCGAGGAGCGGATCATCCGCATCGCCACGAAGGATAATTTCTGGGCGATGGGCGCCGACGGCCCATGCGGACCGTGCAGCGAGATCTTCTACGATCATGGCGAGGACATTCCGGGTGGCCCCCCGGGCAGTCCCGACGAGGACGGCGACCGGTTCGTCGAAGTCTGGAATCTCGTGTTCATGCAGTTCGTGCAGGCGAACGACGAGATCGTCGCCGACCTTCCCAAGCCTTCGGTGGACACCGGCATGGGGCTGGAGCGGATCGCCGCGGTCATGCAGGGCGTGCACGACAATTACGACATCGACCTGTTCCGCGCGCTGATCGCCGCGTCCGAGGAGATGACGGGTACCGACAGCAAGGGCGATCGCCGCGCTTCGCACCGCGTGATTGCGGACCATCTTCGTTCGAGCGCCTTCATGATCGCCGACGGCGTGCTGCCTGCGAACGAAGGGCGCGGTTACGTCCTGCGCCGGATCATGCGCCGGGCGATGCGCCATGCGCATCTGCTGGGCGCGAAGGATCCGCTGATGCATCGGCTGGTTCCCGAACTGTCGAGCGAGATGGGCGGGGCTTTTCCCGAACTCGTCCGCGCGCAGCCCCTGATCGAGCAGACGCTGCATGCTGAGGAAGTGCGGTTTCGCCGGACGCTGGCGAATGGCCTGAAGTTGCTCGACGAGGCGCGGGTCGGCATGAGCGAGGGCGAGAAGCTGTCGGGTGAGACGGCGTTCAAGCTCTACGACACCTACGGTTTTCCCTACGATCTGACCGAGGATGCGCTGCGGCGCGACGGGCTGGAGGTCGACCGGGAGGGTTTCGACGCCGCGATGGCCGAACAGAAAGCAGCAGCGCGGGCGGCCTGGAAGGGATCGGGCGCGCAGGCGTCGGACGAGCTGTGGTTCGACCTGGCCGACCGGCATGGCGCGACCGAATTCACCGGCTACGCCGCCACCGCCGGCGAGGGCGTCGTGCAGGCTATCGTCAAGGACGGAGCCGCTGTCGAACGAGCGGGCGAGGGCGACGAGGTGCAGATCCTTCTCAACCAGACGCCTTTCTACGGCGAGAGCGGCGGGCAGGTCGGGGATGCGGGGGAACTCACGGCCGACGGGGTCGCGCTGATCGTGACCGATACGGCCAAGCCCCTTGGCAAGCTGCATGCCTTGCAGGCGAATGTTGCGACGGGCGAAGTGAAGGTGGGCGATACGCTGCACCAAGAGGTCGACGTCGATCGACGCAACCGGGTGCGCGCTAATCATTCGGCGACGCATCTCGTCCACGCGGCGCTTCGCGGCATTCTCGGCGATCATGTCACGCAGAAAGGCAGTCTGGTGGCTCCCGAGCGGCTACGGTTCGACTTCTCGCACCCGTCCTCGCTGACCGCCGACGAGATTGCGGCGATCGAGGCAGAGGTGAACGAGGAAATTCGCGCCAACGAGGGCGTCGGAACCCAACTGATGGCTCCCGACGATGCGGTCGAAGCGGGTGCGCTGGCGCTGTTCGGCGAGAAATATGGCGACGAGGTCCGGGTCCTGTCGATGGGTCGCAAGACTGTCCGCCACTATTCGGTCGAGTTGTGCGGCGGCACGCACGTCAACGCGACGGGCGACATCCAGTTGTTCAAGATCATTTCCGAAAGCGCCGTGTCGTCGGGCGTTCGGCGCATCGAAGCGCTGACGGGAGAGGCCGCGCGTCAGTGGCTGCTCGATCGCGATGCCAAGTTGCGAAGCGCCGCGGCGAGCCTCAAGGCGGCTCCGGACGAGGTGCCCGACCGGATCGCGGCGCTGGTCGAGAACATGAAGCGCGTCGAGAAAGAGCTGGCCGAGGCGAAGAAGGCGTTGGCGATGGGTGGCGGCGGTTCGACCGACGTTGCGGGACCCGAAGATGTCGCGGGCCGCAAGTTTCTGGGCAAGAAGGTCGAGGGACTGGAACCTAAGGAGCTGCGTCCGACGATCGACGAGATGAAATCCCAGTTGGGTAGCGGCGTCGCTGCGCTGGTCGCGGTGAACGAAGGGCGTGCGAGCGTCGCGGTCGGCGTCACCGACGACCTGACGGCCGACGTGAATGCGGTCGACCTGGTTCGCGCGGCGGTCGAGAAGCTCGGTGGCAAGGGCGGGGGCGGACGCCCCGACATGGCGCAGGGCGGTGGACCCGATGGCGAAGCGGCGGACGAAGCGCTGGTGGCGGTGAAGGACGCGTTGGCGAGCGTTTCCGCCTGA
- the dnaE gene encoding DNA polymerase III subunit alpha gives MTYVPLRIFSSFTMLEGAIEPKAIAARAKELGFPAAGLCDRNGLYAAMGFSKAAFADGVQPVIGTLLAVKRPADCGDGKAIDWLPLYAQDETGYDNLCRLVSAAHLDRPVEEDAHVTFDQLAGRTDGLIALSGGGEGGIARLYADGQDDKAEALATRLSLLFPDRLYIELSRRGHPVENAAEKRLIALADARGYPIVATNPAHYSTPDFHAAHDAMLCIASSSQVDNPDRVTSSPEAWLKDAGQIEMLFSDLPDAVANSGAIARRCAVAAPDRRPILPTMSDDEDEALRRAAHAGLEKRLADKADDDKAPYRERLDYELEIIANMGFSGYFLIVADFIQWAKDEDIPVGPGRGSGAGSAVAWALTITDLDPLELDLLFERFLNPERVSMPDFDIDFCETKRDRVIRYVQEKYGRDKVAQIITFGRLKARAVLKDTGRVLQMSYGHVDRLAKLVPNHPTDPWDLKRALNGVSELAAEVKSDSDVKRLFDLATKLEGLPRHSSTHAAGVVIGDRPLDRLVPLYRDPRSDMPVTQFDMKHVEQAGLVKFDFLGLKTLSVLKEGARLCAKKGVTVDYASLEWDDPQVYKLLQRGDTVGVFQLESEGMRRTLAAVRPTNFGDIIALVSLYRPGPMDNIPLFGDRKNGRKEIAYPHPKLEDVLKETYGIFVYQEQVMKAAQVLAGYSLGEADLLRRAMGKKIQAEMDKQRKRFVEGAAANDIAPAKANELFDLIDKFAGYGFNKSHAAAYALVAYHTAWLKVHHPAEFYAASMTYDSNLTDKLALFVDDAKRSGIEVLAPTINEAMAEFDVQEGPDGELAVRYALGALKGVGEKAMEQLTQEREANGKFASLEDFAGRIDPRLLNRRQLEALAGAGSFDALEDDRAAVHAGAETILRHAQSAASDRMSGQAALFSGEGEAEMAAIRLPQASWNRAERMTAERDAFGFYFSSHPVEADAHLIAAHQVRRHSDLGELNVQPGSRAAAKMAALVEEARWRTSARGNRYMMATLSDPSGQFSAMCFDETASEAIEAAAKSGEAGLISAELDRREGEEEVRVTVRGFTPFSALASNQRLRLDVTITDRAALSVLVEELSNGGRGAVHATVPVGDGRQAELFLGRDFALDTDLVDRLERMLGESNVALSSDEPQRPQLVYSAAG, from the coding sequence ATGACCTACGTCCCGCTGCGCATCTTCTCGAGCTTTACCATGCTCGAGGGCGCGATCGAGCCCAAGGCGATCGCCGCGCGCGCGAAGGAACTGGGCTTTCCTGCCGCAGGGCTTTGCGACCGAAACGGTCTTTACGCCGCGATGGGTTTTTCCAAGGCGGCGTTCGCGGACGGGGTGCAGCCCGTCATCGGGACGCTGCTCGCGGTCAAGCGGCCCGCCGATTGCGGTGACGGCAAGGCGATCGACTGGCTCCCGCTCTACGCGCAGGACGAGACAGGATACGACAATCTGTGTCGCCTCGTGTCCGCGGCCCATCTGGACCGGCCGGTCGAGGAAGATGCCCACGTCACGTTCGACCAGCTGGCGGGGCGTACCGACGGCCTGATCGCTTTGTCGGGAGGGGGCGAGGGGGGCATCGCGCGCCTGTACGCCGACGGGCAGGACGACAAGGCGGAAGCGCTCGCAACGCGTCTCTCCCTCCTGTTTCCGGACCGGCTCTACATCGAACTGTCCCGGCGCGGGCATCCCGTCGAGAATGCAGCGGAGAAGCGCCTGATCGCGCTGGCCGACGCACGAGGCTATCCTATCGTCGCGACAAACCCAGCGCATTATTCGACACCCGATTTCCATGCCGCGCACGATGCGATGCTCTGCATCGCCAGTTCGAGCCAGGTCGATAATCCCGACCGCGTTACCAGTTCGCCCGAGGCATGGTTGAAGGACGCCGGACAGATCGAGATGCTGTTTTCGGATCTTCCCGATGCGGTTGCCAATTCGGGTGCCATCGCGCGGCGATGCGCGGTCGCGGCACCCGACCGTCGCCCGATCCTGCCGACCATGTCGGACGACGAGGACGAGGCGCTGCGCCGCGCCGCGCACGCGGGACTCGAAAAGCGCCTCGCCGACAAGGCGGACGATGACAAGGCACCCTATCGCGAACGGCTCGATTACGAGCTCGAGATCATCGCGAACATGGGGTTCTCCGGCTACTTCCTGATCGTCGCCGACTTCATTCAATGGGCCAAGGACGAGGACATCCCCGTCGGTCCCGGTCGTGGTTCGGGCGCGGGGAGCGCGGTGGCATGGGCACTGACCATCACCGATCTCGACCCGCTCGAACTCGACCTGCTGTTCGAACGCTTTCTCAATCCCGAGCGTGTGTCGATGCCCGACTTCGACATCGATTTCTGCGAAACGAAGCGGGACCGCGTGATCCGCTACGTCCAGGAGAAATACGGGCGCGACAAGGTGGCGCAGATCATCACGTTCGGGCGGCTGAAGGCACGCGCGGTGCTCAAGGATACGGGCCGCGTCCTCCAGATGAGCTACGGCCATGTCGATCGTCTCGCCAAGCTGGTGCCCAACCATCCGACCGATCCGTGGGACCTCAAACGCGCGCTCAACGGCGTCAGCGAACTGGCGGCGGAAGTGAAATCCGACAGCGACGTGAAGCGACTGTTCGACCTCGCCACCAAACTCGAAGGGCTTCCGCGCCACTCCTCGACCCATGCGGCGGGGGTGGTGATCGGGGATCGTCCGCTGGATCGGCTCGTCCCGCTCTATCGCGACCCGCGATCGGACATGCCGGTGACGCAGTTCGACATGAAGCATGTCGAGCAGGCGGGCCTGGTGAAGTTCGACTTTCTCGGGCTGAAGACGCTGTCGGTGCTGAAGGAAGGCGCGCGGCTGTGCGCCAAGAAAGGCGTGACGGTCGATTACGCCAGCCTCGAGTGGGACGACCCCCAAGTCTACAAGCTCTTGCAGCGCGGCGACACGGTCGGGGTCTTCCAGTTGGAATCGGAAGGGATGCGCCGAACGCTGGCGGCCGTTCGCCCGACCAATTTCGGCGATATCATCGCGCTCGTCTCGCTCTATCGCCCCGGCCCGATGGACAACATCCCGCTGTTCGGGGACCGCAAGAACGGGCGCAAGGAGATCGCCTATCCCCACCCGAAACTGGAGGACGTTCTCAAGGAGACCTACGGCATCTTCGTCTACCAGGAACAGGTGATGAAGGCCGCGCAGGTGCTGGCGGGCTACAGTCTGGGCGAAGCCGACCTGCTCCGCCGCGCGATGGGCAAGAAGATTCAGGCGGAGATGGACAAGCAGCGCAAGCGGTTCGTCGAAGGCGCGGCCGCAAACGACATTGCGCCGGCCAAGGCCAACGAACTGTTCGACCTGATCGACAAGTTCGCGGGCTACGGCTTCAACAAGTCGCACGCCGCGGCCTATGCGCTCGTCGCCTATCACACCGCGTGGCTGAAAGTGCATCATCCGGCCGAATTCTATGCCGCATCGATGACCTACGACAGCAATCTGACCGACAAGCTCGCTCTGTTCGTCGACGATGCGAAACGCTCCGGGATCGAGGTGCTGGCGCCTACCATCAACGAGGCGATGGCCGAATTCGACGTGCAGGAAGGTCCGGACGGTGAACTGGCGGTCCGTTACGCCCTCGGCGCGCTCAAGGGCGTGGGGGAAAAGGCGATGGAGCAGCTGACGCAGGAGCGCGAGGCCAACGGGAAATTCGCCAGCCTCGAGGATTTTGCAGGCCGCATCGACCCGCGGCTACTCAACAGGCGGCAGCTCGAAGCGCTTGCTGGGGCGGGGTCTTTCGACGCGCTCGAAGATGATCGGGCGGCGGTGCATGCGGGCGCGGAAACGATCCTGCGCCACGCCCAGTCAGCGGCGTCCGACCGGATGAGCGGGCAGGCAGCCCTGTTCAGCGGCGAGGGGGAAGCCGAAATGGCGGCCATCCGCCTGCCGCAGGCGAGCTGGAACCGTGCCGAACGGATGACGGCGGAGCGCGACGCCTTCGGTTTCTATTTCTCTTCGCACCCGGTCGAAGCGGACGCACACCTCATCGCGGCGCATCAGGTGCGACGCCATTCGGACCTCGGCGAGCTCAACGTCCAGCCGGGATCGCGGGCGGCAGCGAAGATGGCAGCGCTGGTCGAGGAAGCCCGTTGGCGCACTTCGGCGCGGGGCAATCGCTACATGATGGCGACGCTGTCCGACCCGTCGGGCCAGTTCAGCGCGATGTGCTTCGACGAGACTGCGTCGGAAGCGATCGAGGCGGCTGCCAAGTCGGGCGAAGCGGGCCTCATTTCGGCGGAACTGGATCGACGCGAGGGCGAGGAAGAGGTGCGCGTCACGGTCCGAGGTTTCACGCCCTTTTCCGCCTTGGCGAGCAATCAGCGGCTTCGGCTCGACGTGACGATCACAGATCGGGCGGCGCTGTCGGTTCTCGTCGAAGAGCTGTCGAACGGGGGGCGGGGAGCGGTTCATGCGACCGTGCCGGTGGGTGACGGGCGCCAGGCCGAACTGTTCCTCGGACGCGACTTCGCGCTCGACACCGATCTCGTCGATCGGCTCGAGCGGATGCTGGGCGAAAGCAATGTCGCGCTGTCGAGCGACGAGCCGCAGCGACCGCAGCTCGTCTACTCGGCGGCTGGTTAG
- a CDS encoding ABC transporter ATP-binding protein, translating into MNEAVVQTRDLRRSFTQGHVTIDVLRGVDLSIQPGEIVGLLGPSGSGKSTLLQAVGLLEGGFDGSIRINGIEASRLNAEERTELRRDALGFVYQFHHLLPDFDALENVVLPQLIHGMDREGADFRARDLLTRLGLEERLDHRPSKLSGGEQQRVAVARALANRPPIVLADEPTGNLDEATSERVFAAFLELVRTEGSAALVATHNEALAAQMDRVVRLHDGKLGPGISFA; encoded by the coding sequence ATGAATGAGGCCGTCGTCCAGACCCGCGATCTTCGGCGCAGTTTCACGCAGGGCCATGTCACCATCGATGTCCTGCGCGGGGTTGACCTCTCGATCCAGCCGGGCGAGATCGTCGGGCTGCTGGGCCCTTCCGGTTCGGGCAAGTCGACCCTCCTCCAGGCGGTCGGCCTCTTGGAAGGCGGGTTCGACGGGTCGATCCGCATCAACGGGATCGAGGCGAGCCGTCTGAACGCCGAAGAGCGGACCGAGCTACGGCGGGACGCGCTGGGGTTCGTGTACCAGTTCCACCATCTGCTGCCCGATTTCGACGCGCTCGAGAACGTCGTCCTGCCCCAGCTCATTCACGGCATGGACCGCGAAGGCGCCGACTTTCGCGCGAGGGATCTGCTGACGCGGCTCGGGCTCGAAGAGCGGCTCGATCATCGTCCGTCGAAGCTGTCGGGCGGGGAGCAGCAGCGCGTTGCCGTCGCGCGCGCATTGGCCAATCGGCCGCCGATCGTCCTGGCGGACGAACCCACGGGCAATCTGGACGAGGCGACGAGCGAACGGGTGTTCGCGGCCTTCCTGGAACTGGTGCGAACCGAGGGCTCAGCAGCGCTGGTGGCGACCCACAACGAAGCGCTGGCGGCGCAGATGGACCGTGTCGTGCGGTTGCACGACGGCAAGCTGGGGCCGGGCATCAGCTTCGCCTAA